DNA from Athene noctua chromosome 24, bAthNoc1.hap1.1, whole genome shotgun sequence:
GTGTCCACCTCCACCTGCTTCCATGAGCTAGAGCAGACCACGGTTGCTGGGGATATTTAGGGCAAAATGGTCGCCTGGGGTAGCTCCCAGAGATGCTGTCGGTGGCAAACGGCAGagaggggtgcaggggagggggaaTGGAGTTGAGCCCGCAAATCAAAGCGGTCACTTAAGAAAGCTTCACAGCGGGGACAGGGGAAAATCTTGCAACACCTGGTGCCaagcagccagccccagccaggcGATGCCATAAAGGGGGGGCCCTGCTTTGGCCCCCTTCCCACCGCCACCCCACATGCAAGGACTGCCACATGCTCCAGCCCCCAGGGCCAGCAGttcaacaaacaaccaaaaaaaaaatgtgcaaattGAGAGGGAGACAGGGGTCATGGGGACCAGGGTGGGGGGTACGTGGGGTGCTAGTGCCCCTTGAGGTGAGCAATCCGTTTGAGCAGCTGGGTCTGGCGCAGCCGCAGCTGCCGCTTCTCGGCCGCCATCCTCCTCTCGGCACTGATGAGCGACTGCAGGTACTCAGAGGATTTGCTCAGGATCACCACTTTGGGCGTCTTGGGGCAGCTGGCGAGCCCGGGCACCTGGTCCCGCAGGGCCAGGAAGCGTGAGCGCAGGTCGTTGCGCCGCTTGCGCTCCAGGTAATTGTGGTTTTTCCTCTTGGCCACGTCCTCGCTGTCAGagccggggctgctgccggctTTTAGCAAGCCAGGCTCAGGCAGCGTGATGGCAGGGGCTGGCTCTGCGGCGCTCGGGGCCTCATCCTCATCCTGCTGGGGCGGCTCCGGCGGGGGACAGGCGTCTGGTGGGGAGCGGGCGGCGTaattgtgctgctgctggtggacgGAGATGTGGAAGCGTTTCATACAGGGGTCCAAGGGGTCAGCACGCAGTGTGATGGTGACTGGCTTCCTCAGGCTGAGCGATTGTCTCTTCTCCACCGTCACCACATCAATCTCCTCACCTTCTGCTcaaaacagatgcagaaaaaaaaaaacaaacacaaaccagaagTCAGCATCAGCTGGGACCCCCTGGTCACCCCACAGTCTGCAGAGGATCTCCCTGCTGCCATCCCACAAAAGTTTGTTCACGCGCTGCAAAGCCACTCGGTGACCTCCAGAACGGATTCTGTGGTTTCTAAtgcatgggggggtgggggtgggggagctTTCCCTCCACACTCATGTACCCCCAATCCCCTGAAGTTGGGATGGGGCTTTACTTCTGACTCACTTCTGCAGCAGGAGCAACATGTGTCCAGGATAAAGGCTCATCAGGCAAGAAACACCCGAGCCcacctgcccggggggggggacaggaggaggaTGCTGGGGACCTGGGACCTAACTCCAAAGTTCATCCTGATCTGGCGCTTTCATGGCCCATTGGAATTGTAAATGAAGGACgtgggggcagagctgccctttGTTCCCCTTGGCTCCAGCTTCCCACTTCGGTGACTTGTTACTTTTCACAAGCGATAAGCCCCATTCAGGCCAGGCTCCccggggacagaggggacagtcCCCCGCAGTGCAGGGGGGGAGGGAGAGCTGAAGGGGTCCCTCCTGCAGACTCGGTGAACCTCAAAGCCCAGGAGTCAGCAGAGGGGGAGGTTATCAGAGCTGTGAACAGCAAGACCCAACAACTAGACCCAAAGCACCCTGCCTGTTGTCCCTGCAGCTTGTCCCCACGCAGCAAAGCCCAGTGGCACGAAGCCAGCCCCTTGGGGACAGGGTGGTGACCTGGCTCCAGAGATGCCCGCGATCACTCTCGCTTTAGGGATGCGCTTTCACCTTTTTTCTTAGATTTTGGGGGAAAGCAGAACCGCTCACTACAAGTCCCCCAAGATGCTCAAACCCCCACCAGCATCTTGAGCAGAGGCCTGGCCCCCACCCCGCCGGCAACAAGGCGGTGGCCGCAGGAGCAGGGCTCCAGGGCACGCTCCTGCTTGTGGTCCCCAACCCACACCCCTGGGGCCACCCTGCTACTGGAGCTACTGGGAGAGGGCACCCGCTGCCCCTACACAGGCCGACGGTATCGCTCATCAGTGTCACAACCCGTCCGGTCTCAGCCacgtgtgtgtatacacacacacacacactcacccccCACAACGGCTCATTAATAAAAGTCGGACAGCGGGGCcccgcccccccgagcccccccctcTCCCATTGGCCGCCTGGCGGTGCCGGCCGGCTGCCTTACCACCCCATTGGCCCCCGCCCCTGTCCATCAGCTCCGGCCCTCTCATTGTTTGCAATCTGTTGCTTTTTGTTCGGCGCCCACGTGGCGCGGCCGGATCCGGATCGGGACCGAGCCCGGGACCCCCACgaccccccccatccctccaaccacccccctaccccccaatTCGGATTAAGCCTCTTAACGCCCGCGACCCGCTTACCGTCCCCGCGCTCCTAATGGCATTAAGTCCCCGTCCCGCGCCGTGACTCACCGGCGCAGGTCGTTGCCACCGGCAGATTTATTAACGGGGTCAAGGGGCCGCGTCAGCGCTTCCACGGGCAACCGAGTCAGTCCGGCTTCCGTGGGAGCGAGggaaacagcccccccccccccccccccgcgggtggGTCTGGGGAGACCGCGGCGGGGGTGATTGTGCCAATAATAGGGACTGAAAATAGGTGTTATGGCCTGAgatgcggggaggggggggggtggctcCGCATTGCCCTTGGCTGGAAGGTTTAAGAGGCATCTGCTTTCCTGCCCGACCCCCCCACTCTGTATAAACACACCCCCTCGCCCACGCGGGACAAGCAGACGTGCCCCGGGGTGGGCTGCGACGCGCCAGGGCGATGCGGGATGTTCCTGCGCATCCCCCTGAGCcaccgccgcggcgggggggggacacacaagcGGCCGCAGCTCCGCAACCCGCCGGCTTCAAGGAATATTTTGCCTTTTGTCCCAAAGAAAACTCGAGTGGGCCctgtgaggggggggggtgtgggggcaagGGAAGTAGCCGAGGTTACGAGCCGGCGGTAAAACACGCTGCAACGCtcggcaaaaaaaaaaaaaaaaagaaaaaaaaaaagaacaaactttgCACGGTGAGGGGCAAAGTTGCCCCTCATCAACCTGCCCGCGAGGCTCCTGGGGGGCCGTGGCGAGCGAAATGGGCCACCAAACCCCacgcagcgggcggggggggacCCCCACGCCCCCTCCTGCGAGGGCCAGGGGTTTCCCGAGCAGAAGCCCCGCGGGGGGGGAGCAGCCGAGCCGCTTTGTTCGTGGGGCCGGGACTGGGGCTCGCCTGGAGCCGCAACAAAGGCGCTGGGAGGCTCCCGACACGCACATGTGTGGACACGCGTGTCCTCCACGCCGGGCTGCAGCGAGGCTGGAGGGGGCCGGCCCGGGGGGAGCCCGCAGCCGGAGGGATCCCTTAccagaatcgctttggccctcgGATCCCGAGGATGCGGGGATCTTGCTCTCGGCCAGCGGGCAAAGGAAGACGGCGGCGGGATCCACGCACTCGCTCACCGAGCTGCTGAACCCCAAATCCTGCGCGAAGGAGGGTTTGTGGGGGGTGGCCCGCTGCGTGCCCGTGGAAAGTTTCTCTGTCATcgccttctccagcctctcccggGCTGAAAACCCGCTCCACATGCAATCCTTGAGGATGAAGGCGCTCAGGTTCCCGAAGATCTGCCCCGTCCCGATGAGATATTCCGGCTCTTCCCCGGCCAGGCAATAGCGGGAGAGCCAGCCGGAGCGCTCCTCCGCCccgggggggcccaggggggagagggggggcgtGGGCACCAGCTCAAACTTCTTCCAGATGTCTTCGCTGGGAGCCGTGGAGCGGTGGAAATCCTCCTGGGCGTCATGGTCGTAGAAGTAGTGTTGGTACGAGTCAAACTCCATCTCGGCATGGATGGAGGGGGagctacagaaagaaaagggggcGCGCACACACACTGCCCCCCAGCACGATCCGCGAGCCCCGCTCAGGGaaggggcacccccagccccatagatgaAGGCGGGGGAACCCCCGGCGGACCCACCTCGCCCGGCGCTGAGGGTCGCGGCGGCACCAGCCACCGAGCCGGGACGGCGGGTGCATTGTTTTCCCCCCCGCTCTTATAGTCTGGctgcagcgcccggccccgcccggccgccaATCGCCTGGA
Protein-coding regions in this window:
- the MYCL gene encoding protein L-Myc; amino-acid sequence: MEFDSYQHYFYDHDAQEDFHRSTAPSEDIWKKFELVPTPPLSPLGPPGAEERSGWLSRYCLAGEEPEYLIGTGQIFGNLSAFILKDCMWSGFSARERLEKAMTEKLSTGTQRATPHKPSFAQDLGFSSSVSECVDPAAVFLCPLAESKIPASSGSEGQSDSEGEEIDVVTVEKRQSLSLRKPVTITLRADPLDPCMKRFHISVHQQQHNYAARSPPDACPPPEPPQQDEDEAPSAAEPAPAITLPEPGLLKAGSSPGSDSEDVAKRKNHNYLERKRRNDLRSRFLALRDQVPGLASCPKTPKVVILSKSSEYLQSLISAERRMAAEKRQLRLRQTQLLKRIAHLKGH